A stretch of DNA from bacterium:
CCGGTTCCCCGGCGGCGGTTTCCCCTCTCACCCGCAGGCATAGGGACCCGAATGCCATGAACGACTACCCGCGGCCGTTCGCCGGACGCGAGCCGGAGGATGGGCGCATAATCGCCGTGGGCGGGGCCAAGGGCGGTATCGGCAAGAGCCTGGTCACCTCCAACCTGGCCGTGCTGCTCAGCTCCCGCGGTTTCAGCACCGCGGTGGTGGACCTCGACCTGGGCGGGGCCAACCTGCACCTCTACCTGGGCGAAAAGACCCTCCAGCGCAACCTGCACCATTTCCTGAACAAAGAGGCCGAACTCCAGGATATCCTGATCGAGACCCGTTTCGGTCCCTGGCTGATCGGCGGGGACAACTCCGAGCTGGGCGCGGCCAACATCCCGTTCGCCCAGAAACTCAAGCTCCTGCGCACTCTCAAACGGCTGGACGTTGATTACATCCTGCTCGACCTGGGCAGCAACATCTCGTACAATGTTCTCGACTTCTTCCTCGCCGCCGACTACCCGATAGTGATCGCCACCCCCGAGCCTGCGGCCTACCTGGGCGCGTACCGTTTCATCAAGGTGGCCCTCTACCGCAAGCTCGACCGTCTGTTCGGCGTGGAGAGCGAGTTCTACACGCACCGCGCGCCCAGCCTGGAGCGGCTCATCCGCACGGCGATAGGCCGGGGCGAGTTGCGGGTGCGGCGTATTGAGCAGCTCCTGGAGTTGGTGCAGGCCGAGCAGCCGCGCAACCTCGCTTTCATGCAGTCCGTGCTGGACAGTTTCCGTCCCATGCTGGTGATGAACAAGGTGCCCGCGGACCAGGACACGGTGCAGATCGTGCAGTCGATCCAGGACAGTTGCCGCGATATGCTCTCGGTGAAGATGGATTTCCTGGGCTACCTGCCCTCCAGCCCGGATTTCGAGCGCAGCGCGCGGGAGCTGACCCCAGTGAGCGCCTCCGACCCGGAGGGTGAGCCTGCCGCGGCCCTGGCCGCGTTGATCGAGTAGGGATGGAAATGCAAACCGGGCATGGCATTCATGTTCCCCCCCTTTAGCAAGGGGGAGGCAAGGCGCATACTGAATTATTGATGAAAGGGGCGACCGCTTGGGTCGCCCCTTTTTGTACACCCCGTCGGCTTGCGCCGCCACCCCTCTTTTAGAGTGGATTTAAGAGCAGACACATCCTGAGTTCAGGGCCGGAAATCCGGCTGCGAGGGGTCCAGGATCAGAGGCAGCCAGACCCGGAACCGCGCCCCGGTTCCCCAGCCCCCGGCCGAGGCGTAGTCGCACAGGCGCAACGACAGCTCCGGCCCGCTGTCCCGCCCGGCCGGGTCGCCCAACGCCGGGACGTCGCAGACAAAGTTGAACGGCCCGGCCGCACCGGGGCTCACCGGCGTCAGCTCGATATACCCGTCCGCATCGCATTTCAGTTGCAGCAGAGCGTCGTCCACGACGCCGCCCGCGGC
This window harbors:
- a CDS encoding AAA family ATPase, with amino-acid sequence MNDYPRPFAGREPEDGRIIAVGGAKGGIGKSLVTSNLAVLLSSRGFSTAVVDLDLGGANLHLYLGEKTLQRNLHHFLNKEAELQDILIETRFGPWLIGGDNSELGAANIPFAQKLKLLRTLKRLDVDYILLDLGSNISYNVLDFFLAADYPIVIATPEPAAYLGAYRFIKVALYRKLDRLFGVESEFYTHRAPSLERLIRTAIGRGELRVRRIEQLLELVQAEQPRNLAFMQSVLDSFRPMLVMNKVPADQDTVQIVQSIQDSCRDMLSVKMDFLGYLPSSPDFERSARELTPVSASDPEGEPAAALAALIE